Proteins encoded by one window of Lathyrus oleraceus cultivar Zhongwan6 chromosome 1, CAAS_Psat_ZW6_1.0, whole genome shotgun sequence:
- the LOC127119475 gene encoding uncharacterized protein LOC127119475, whose translation MDGNSNGTSSSKTSSNKGRNEGNRSTNKRFATVDDGEADLIECSGKNCKSCTSGLVADCIALCCCPCIVLHCFALGFIKAPWILGRKCLGLGSKNKNKKKRCCHKKKCKMANKDVDDVVTEGKKEEGLDVEQQTSPMDNVHVNVEFEAEKVWHELYQIGHLGFGRVSFSKD comes from the coding sequence ATGGACGGAAATTCAAATGGAACTTCAAGTAGTAAAACTTCATCAAATAAGGGTCGTAATGAGGGAAATAGATCTACCAACAAGAGATTCGCCACGGTAGATGATGGGGAAGCCGATTTGATAGAGTGTTCTGGCAAGAACTGTAAATCATGCACATCAGGATTAGTAGCCGATTGTATTGCACTGTGTTGTTGTCCTTGTATTGTGTTACATTGTTTTGCGTTAGGCTTTATAAAGGCACCTTGGATTCTAGGAAGAAAATGTTTGGGATTAGGGAGCAAGAACAAGAATAAGAAGAAAAGATGTTGTCATAAGAAGAAATGCAAAATGGCGAATAAAGATGTTGATGATGTTGTGACGGAAGGAAAAAAAGAAGAAGGTTTGGATGTAGAGCAACAAACATCGCCAATGGATAATGTTCATGTCAATGTTGAATTTGAAGCTGAAAAGGTTTGGCATGAGTTGTATCAAATTGGTCATTTAGGTTTTGGTAGAGTTTCTTTCTCAAAGGATTAA